A stretch of Nitrospirae bacterium YQR-1 DNA encodes these proteins:
- a CDS encoding SDR family oxidoreductase has protein sequence MNLTGKKVIITGGGRGMGRQFGTDLKAAGAVPFAVDVIQENLDSLKAETGIDGAIVDVTSEASVEAFFNDYVAKHGAPDVLVNNAGITADGLFVRQKGEEIQKFKLSNWDKVIAVNQTGVFLCAREAAYHMVKNKVKGVIINISSISRSGNLGQTNYTATKSAVDGMTVIWAKELSTYGIRVGAIAPGYINTEMVAKIRQDVLDKIIEKIPVGRLGEMAEISLAVKFIIENDFFTGRVIEVDGGMRI, from the coding sequence ATGAACTTAACAGGAAAGAAAGTAATAATTACTGGCGGCGGACGCGGAATGGGCAGGCAGTTTGGAACAGACCTCAAGGCAGCCGGTGCAGTGCCTTTTGCAGTTGACGTTATTCAGGAAAACCTTGATTCTTTAAAGGCGGAAACCGGCATAGACGGCGCTATTGTGGATGTTACCAGTGAGGCATCGGTTGAGGCGTTTTTCAATGACTATGTAGCAAAGCATGGAGCACCTGACGTATTGGTTAACAATGCAGGCATAACGGCAGATGGTCTTTTTGTAAGACAAAAGGGTGAAGAGATACAGAAGTTTAAGCTCTCCAACTGGGATAAAGTAATAGCGGTTAACCAGACCGGCGTATTTCTCTGTGCAAGGGAAGCAGCCTACCATATGGTAAAGAATAAAGTTAAGGGAGTAATTATAAATATTTCCTCGATAAGCCGTTCCGGTAACCTTGGCCAGACTAACTACACGGCGACAAAGTCTGCTGTTGACGGAATGACTGTAATCTGGGCAAAGGAGCTTTCCACTTATGGTATCAGAGTTGGCGCAATTGCCCCCGGATATATCAACACCGAGATGGTTGCAAAAATCAGGCAGGATGTTCTCGATAAGATAATTGAAAAAATCCCTGTGGGACGCCTTGGCGAAATGGCTGAGATTTCTCTGGCCGTAAAGTTTATCATCGAAAACGATTTCTTTACCGGCAGAGTAATTGAGGTTGACGGCGGCATGAGGATATAG
- a CDS encoding methyl-accepting chemotaxis protein, which translates to MKKKLVFKFLMPIAVFMVFAMIIVQVFMISVVKYYSKNTASSQIEHTIESVLQVLTTTDDLMMIQVKRSMEHLRGMLATLGQPVSGGVVEVAGKKVPDVVFGSTGQANNFAVVDSVAQTMGGSATVFTKSGSEYVRISTNVKKDDGSRAIGTILAPDGKAVKEINAGKPYYGELDILGAPYITGYEPIFDKNKNIIGISFVGYKVTTLKGLETVISEYKILSNGFLAVIDGKGKVRFSSRHVTPEKIEKLMGAKDTEWVSVEKAFPAWDFKIVAAYPISDLSEIVNKLLIYVSIGVIVLFLVFIVFILWTVKKTVLTPLNSMVAVSEEISRGNLTVKIETARQDEVGRLLVSMKLMAERLAGVLQRMLDSSKNIMVVSGQLNEASVQVARGVSEQSERSTQIAASSEEMSQTVVHIAENALHIEATAKETSETARAGEDIVLKAVNEVNAIAGVVNESASLMSSLGQRSKQIGDIVGVIKDIADQTNLLALNAAIEAARAGEQGRGFAVVADEVRKLAERTGSATSEISTMITAIQQEVQVAVNSMDLGTRRVEVGVQYAREAGNALHDIVAGVESFKEMVHQIATATSEMSEVSNQITSNIETIADVSRNTSSVTATIDRLAAQLKDFSGSLESILREFNLDDSKRSDYRDNSQRRLDR; encoded by the coding sequence ATGAAAAAGAAATTAGTATTTAAATTTTTAATGCCAATTGCGGTTTTTATGGTGTTTGCTATGATAATTGTACAGGTTTTTATGATAAGTGTAGTGAAATATTATTCCAAGAATACAGCAAGCAGCCAGATAGAGCATACAATTGAGAGTGTGCTTCAGGTACTGACAACAACTGATGATCTGATGATGATACAGGTGAAACGCTCCATGGAGCACTTAAGAGGGATGTTGGCAACTCTGGGGCAGCCTGTTAGTGGAGGGGTGGTAGAAGTGGCCGGCAAAAAGGTGCCGGATGTAGTGTTTGGCAGCACCGGTCAGGCCAATAATTTTGCAGTAGTGGATTCAGTTGCACAGACTATGGGAGGCTCAGCCACGGTTTTTACAAAAAGTGGCAGCGAATACGTCCGGATATCCACAAACGTAAAAAAAGACGACGGTTCAAGGGCAATAGGCACAATTTTAGCACCTGACGGTAAAGCTGTCAAAGAGATAAACGCCGGTAAACCTTATTACGGAGAGTTAGATATCCTTGGTGCTCCATACATTACCGGTTATGAACCCATTTTTGACAAAAATAAAAACATAATCGGTATAAGCTTTGTTGGATACAAGGTCACAACGCTAAAGGGGCTTGAGACTGTCATCTCGGAATATAAAATACTGAGTAACGGCTTTCTTGCCGTCATTGACGGTAAGGGAAAGGTACGGTTTAGTTCCAGACATGTTACCCCTGAAAAAATTGAAAAATTGATGGGAGCTAAAGATACTGAGTGGGTCTCAGTTGAGAAAGCATTTCCCGCCTGGGATTTTAAAATTGTGGCAGCCTATCCAATAAGTGATCTTAGTGAGATTGTAAATAAATTATTAATTTATGTCTCAATCGGTGTAATTGTATTATTTCTGGTATTTATAGTATTCATTTTGTGGACGGTTAAGAAGACGGTTCTAACGCCTCTTAATAGTATGGTGGCTGTATCAGAGGAGATATCCCGCGGTAATTTAACTGTTAAGATAGAGACGGCAAGACAGGATGAGGTGGGCAGACTTCTGGTTTCGATGAAATTAATGGCGGAGAGGTTAGCGGGTGTGCTTCAGAGAATGCTGGATTCGTCAAAAAACATAATGGTAGTTAGCGGACAGTTAAATGAAGCATCGGTACAAGTGGCTCGAGGTGTGTCTGAGCAGTCAGAACGGTCAACACAAATAGCAGCCTCCTCAGAAGAGATGTCTCAAACAGTAGTCCATATAGCTGAAAACGCCTTACACATAGAGGCAACGGCAAAAGAGACAAGTGAAACGGCAAGGGCAGGGGAGGATATAGTGCTTAAGGCGGTAAATGAGGTAAATGCAATAGCGGGTGTGGTTAATGAGTCTGCCTCTTTGATGTCTTCCCTTGGCCAGAGGTCAAAACAAATTGGGGATATAGTAGGTGTAATTAAAGACATAGCGGATCAGACAAATCTTTTGGCGTTAAATGCTGCAATAGAGGCTGCGCGAGCCGGTGAGCAGGGCAGGGGGTTTGCTGTTGTTGCCGATGAGGTAAGAAAACTGGCTGAGCGTACCGGTAGTGCTACCTCGGAGATAAGCACCATGATAACGGCGATTCAACAAGAGGTGCAAGTTGCTGTGAACTCTATGGACCTTGGTACAAGGAGGGTAGAGGTAGGGGTTCAGTATGCGCGTGAGGCGGGCAATGCCCTGCATGATATTGTGGCCGGTGTGGAGAGTTTTAAAGAAATGGTTCACCAGATAGCTACTGCTACCTCAGAAATGTCTGAAGTGTCAAACCAAATAACATCAAATATAGAAACTATCGCTGATGTTTCAAGAAACACCTCCAGTGTAACTGCAACAATAGACAGGTTGGCGGCGCAACTTAAAGATTTCTCAGGCTCACTTGAGTCAATACTAAGGGAATTTAATCTCGATGATTCTAAACGTTCTGATTATCGGGATAATTCACAAAGAAGGTTGGACCGCTAA